In the genome of Caulobacter flavus, the window ACGAACGCTCGTACCCGCAAGGGTCCGGCCAAGCCGATCGCCGGCAAGAAGAAGTAAGGTAGCCTGACCGATGGCCAAGGAACCGGGTCGCGTTAAAAAGCGCGAACGCAAGAACATCACCTCGGGCGTGGCGCACGTGAACGCCTCGTTCAACAACACCATGATCACCATCACGGACGCTCAGGGGAACACCATCTCCTGGTCGAGCGCCGGCATGATGGGCTTCAAGGGCTCGCGCAAGTCGACCCCGTACGCCGCTCAGATGGCCGCCGAAGACGCGGGCAAGAAGGCTGCGGAACACGGCGTGAAGACCCTGGAAGTCAACGTTTCGGGTCCGGGTTCGGGTCGTGAATCGGCCCTGCGCGCCCTGCAGGCCGTCGGCATGACCATCACGACGATCCGCGACGTCACGCCGATCCCGCACAACGGCTGCCGTCCGCCCAAGCGCCGTCGCGTCTAGTATTTTTTAGATCCAATTCTCCTTCGCCGGCTGCGTCAAACGCGGCCGGCGAGTCGCGTTCAAGGGACACCACGTGATCGAAAGAAACTGGAACGAGCTGATCCGTCCTGAGAAGCCGCAGATCGAAACCGGCGCCGACGCCAGCCGCAAGGCTCGCATCGTCGCTGAACCGCTCGAGCGTGGTTTCGGTGTGACGCTCGGCAACGCCCTGCGTCGCGTTCTCCTCTCGTCGCTGCAAGGCGCCGCCGTCACCGCCATCCAGATCGATGGCGTGGTGCACGAGTTCTCGTCGCTCGAGGGCGTTCGCGAAGACGTCGTCGACATCGTTCTGAATATCAAGCAACTCGCCGTGCGCATGCACGCCGAGGGCCCCAAGCGCATGACCCTGCGCGCCTCGGGCGCCGGTCCGGTCACCGCTGGCCAGATCGAAACCCCGGCCGACATCGAAATCCTGAACCCCGACCACGTGCTCTGCACGCTGGACGAGGGCGGCTCGGTGCGCATGGAATTCACGGTCAACACCGGCAAGGGCTACGTCCCGGCCGACCAGAACCGTCCGGAAGACGCGCCGATCGGCCTGATCGCCGTCGACGCCCTGTACTCGCCGGTGAAGCGTGTGGCCTACAAGGTCGAGCCGACCCGCGAAGGCCAGCGCCTGGACCGTGACAAGCTGACCCTGGAAGTCGAGACCAACGGCGCCGTCACCCCGGTGGACGCCGTGGCCTACGCCGCTCGCATCCTGCAAGACCAGCTGCAGATCTTCATCACCTTCGAAGAGCCCAAGGCCAAGGCCGCGGACGAGTCGAAGCCCGAGCTGCCGTTCAACCCGGCTCTGCTCAAGAAGGTCGACGAGCTGGAACTGTCGGTCCGTTCGGCCAACTGCCTGAAGAACGACAACATCGTCTACATCGGCGACCTGATCCAGAAGACCGAAGCCGAGATGCTCCGCACCCCGAACTTCGGTCGCAAGTCGCTGAACGAGATCAAGGAAGTGCTCGCCGGCATGGGCCTGCACCTCGGCATGGACGTGCCGAACTGGCCGCCGGAAAACATCGAAGACCTGGCCAAGAAGTTCGACGACCAGATCTAAGATCGACTATCGCGCTGAATCCGGGCCGCCCTCCGTCCTTTCGGGACGGGAGGCGGCCTGGGCCTTTTGAAGCCGCCTAGCGGTGGAGGGCCCCGGCGCTTCGCTCTGACCCGGCCGGGATGCGAGCTGGGACTGGTGACAACAGGCGCTTCTTCGCGCCGCTCGGGCCAAGAGCCCAGGAGATACCAAAATGCGTCACGGTTACGCCCACCGCAAACTCGGCCGCACCTCGGCTCACCGCACTGCCATGTTCGCCAACATGTCGGCTTCGCTGATCAAGCACGAGCAGATCGTCACCACCCTGCCGAAGGCCAAGGAACTGCGTCCGATCGTCGAAAAGCTGGTCACCCTGGCCAAGCGCGGCGACCTGCACGCTCGTCGTCAGGCCATCAGCTCGGTTCGCGACGTCGAACAAGTCGGCAAGCTCTTCGCCGTGCTCGGCCCGCGCTACAAGGATCGTCAGGGCGGCTACATCCGCGTCCTGAAGGCCGGCTTCCGCTACGGCGACAACGCCCCGATGGCCGTGATCGAGTTCGTCGATCGCGACGTCTCGGAAAAGGGCAAGGACTCGGGTCCGGTCTACGCCAACGAAGCCGAAGACTGATCTTCAGCCCCGGCTGAAACGAGAAGGCCCCGGAGCGATCCGGGGCCTTTTTGCTGTCTGGGACATATCGGGGCAGGGGGCGATGGCCTCCTACGACCTTCCGGGCCGCCCCAGCTCAACGACTGACGATGATCCCATCGAACTCGGGCAGGGCCCGGTTGAGCTTTTCCCGGGCGAAGGCGCCGGCCGTCAGGGGGCCGTGCACCGTTCCCGGTCCGTCCGGGGCGGCTTCCACGTAGTAGAAGAGCGGGGTCTCGTCGGGCAGGTCGCGGCGGGCGATGACGACATGGCGCTCGTCTCCGCCGTACTGGTCGATGCGCGGACCCAGGACCGTCTCGCAGGTCAGGGCGTCGCGTTCCCAGCACAGGCGCAGGGCCTCGCCCCGGGCGTCGGACGCCAGCCGGTAGCGGCCGGCGACGATCTCGTAGGTTCCCTGGAAATCCAGCCAGCCGACGCCGCCCGCGCCGCGTACGTAGCGCACGTCGCGTTGAACCCACCGGCCTTCCAGCCGCACCTGCTCGCGGCATAGCGCGACGTCGGGGATCGAGGTCATGCGGCAGGCAGCCGGCTTGCGGTCGGTGGGGGAGGGCGGCGGCGTCGGCGCCGGCAATCTGCGCGCCTCGGCCAGCGCCGCCTCGCGGGCGAGCGCCGCCTTCTCGATGGTCGTCTGCTGCTCGGGCGAGAGCACGAAGTCGGGCTGCGCGGCGCAGGCCGCGCTCGCGACGGCCATGAACGCCGCCGCCCACGAAAGCCGGGCGGCGGAAGCAAGAACCGGTCCCGTCATTCCCGCGTCAGGTCCTGCCGCTGGAAGAGGGCCAGGGCCGCGGCCGTGAGGCCGGCGAACCAGGCGACCAGGAAGCCGAGCGCCAGGCCCCAGGGGGCGGGCTCATCGACGACGCTGCGCGGGGTCAGGATCACGGTCTTCAGCAGGTCGCCCGAGAAGGCGGGAATGGCCAGGGCCTTCAGGCTGGGCTCGTGCATCTGGCTGGCGACGATCGACTGGACGACCGCCACGACCAAGCCGACGATCAGCGCGCCCATGGTCGAGCGGGTGGTCACGCCCACCACGGCCGACAGGGCGACCAACACCATCAACTGCAGCCAGCTGACCGCGAAGGTCCCGATCAGGTCGGTGGCCGCCGAGCCGCGATAGGCCACGAGCGGCGCGCCGCTGGTGACGGCGCTGAACAGGCCGCCCAGCGCGGCGGCCAGGGCGTAGAGCACGAGGCTTACCGCCACCGCGCCGGCGACGGTCGCCAGCTTGGCCAGCAACAGGTTCACACGGCCGTTGCGCGGGGTCAGAAGCCGCCAGGTCTCCCAGCGGTAGTCGCCGGCCAGCACGGCGGTCGACAGGATCAGCACGAACAGGCCCACGACGGGCGAGGCGCCGCCGGCCAGCGCCTTGACCATGCGCCCGACCAGATCGACCGGGATCGGCGGCATGCCCTTCATCATTCCGCGCGCGAAAAGCTCGCCGCCGACGCCTAGCGCCAGGCCGGCGATGGGCGAGAACAGCACGCCCCAGAACAGCGTGCCCCGGTCCTTGAGCAGGCGGAAGCGTTCGGCCGAAATGGCGTCAGCGAGCATCGGCCGGCTCCTTGGCTTGCAGGATGTCGAGATAGGCGCTTTCCAGGTCGGCCTCGCGCCAGCGGGCCTCGTGGATGTCGACGCCGGCGCCCACCAGGGCGCGGATCAGGGCAGGGGCCTCGTGGCGCTCGATCTGAGCCAGCACGGCGTCGGGGCCGTCGGCGGCGCCTTGCTCGCCGAGCAGCTCCAGCACCTGGGCGACCGGGCTGGCGACTAGGCGCAGGGCCGGCTTGCGGCCGGCCAGGGTCTCGACCGGTCCCTCGGCCACCAGCTTGCCCTTGGCCAGGATCGCCACGCGGTCGCACACCCGCCGCACCTCGTCCAGCTGGTGGCTGGCCAGGATGATGGTCGCGCCTTCTTCGGCGGCGAGGCGGCGGATCAGTTCGCGGATCTCCTGGATGCCGGCCGGATCCATGCCGCTGGTCGGCTCGTCCAGGATGGCCAGGGTGGGGCGGGTGAAGAACACCGCCGCCAGGCCCAGCCGCTGCTTCATGCCCACCGAATAGGTCGAGGTCTTGCGGTCGGCGGCGCCCGACAGGCCCACTCGATCCAGCCAGCCGTCGATGTCGACGTCACGGGCGCCGCTCTGCAGGGCCAGCATCTTCAGCGTGTCGCGGGCGGTCAGGTAGGGCGGGTAGCGCGGCGTCTCGATCATCGCGCCCACCTGGCGCAGCGACGAGGCATGGCCCGCCGGCGAGCCGGACAGCCGGGCGACGCCCGAGGTCGGCCGCACCAGTCCCATGGCGATGCGGAACAGGGTGCTCTTGCCGGCCCCGTTGGGGCCCAGCACGCCGAACACCCCTCCCGCGGGGATCCTCAGGGTCAAGTCGTCCAGCGCCCGCACGGCGCCGTAGGTCTTGGTCAGCCCTTCGGCCTCTAGCGCGAAACTCATACGGCGCGGGCCCGGCTCGGCGACATTGGACGACTCCCTTATGAACTTGCCGCGACTATGGGCGATGGAACGCAGGTCGGCCAAGTTGTTTGGAGGCTGCAATACGAATTGTCGTCGAGCTGTCCTATAGGGGCAGGAGTCTTTGTTTCAGGGCCCGGCCATGACCGTTCTTTCCCGCTTCGCCGCCTTGCTGGCGATCGCCGTCCTTTCCGGCTGCGCGACCGCGCCGCGACCGGTCGCCGAAGGCCCGCCCGCCCAAGGCGCGACCACCAGGGCGCCGCTGACCATCCTGGTCTCGATCGACGGCTTCCGCGCCGACTACCTGGATCGCGGCGACACCCCGGCCATGAAGGCCCTGGCCGACGACGGCGTGCGCGCGGCCATGCGCCCGTCGTTCCCCTCGCTGACCTTCCCCAACCACTACGCCCTGGTCACCGGCAAGCGCCCCGACCACAACGGCATCGTCGGCAACACCATGGAGGACCCGCAGATCCCGGGCGTGACCTTCACCCTGAGCAATCGCGACGCGGTGACCGACAGCCGCTGGTGGGAGATGGCCAAGCCGATCTGGGTCAGCGCCGAACAGCAGGGCGTCAGGACCGGCACGATGTTCTGGCCGGGTTCGGAAGCCCAGATCGACGGCGTGCGCCCGACCAAGTGGGCCGTGTTCGACCAGAAGAAGCCCTCCAACGATCGCGTCGACACGCTGCTGTCCTGGATCGACGACAGCAAGGACGCCCCGCTGGGCCTGGCCACGCTCTATTTCGACATCGTCGACAGCGCCGGCCACCGCTACGGCCCGGACTCGGCCGAGGTGCGCAAGGCCGCCGCCGACGTCGACGCCGCCATCGCCCGTCTGGTCGAGGGCCTGAAGGCCCGCGGCCTGTACGAGACCACCAACCTCGTCATCGTCGCCGACCACGGCATGGCCCCGCTGCCGGGCGCCCAGCGCGTGGTGCTGGACCAAGCGGTCGACGTCAGCAAGCTGCGCTATGTCGGCCTGGGCGCGATCGCCGGCATCTATCCCAACAAGGGCGAGGAAGCGGCCGTCGCCGCAGCTCTGACCAAGCCGCAGGTGCACATGACCTGCTGGGAGAAGGGCAAGATCCCGGCCCGGCTGCACTATGGCAGCAACCGCCGCATCGCCCCGATCGTCTGCTCGGCGCAGACCGGCTGGTACATCACCACCGCCGAGTCCCAGGCCAAGCGCACCAGCCCCGAGCGCGACGGCGGCGCCCACGGCTTCGACAACGCCGACCCGCTGATGCAGGCGGTGTTCGTGGCGCGCGGCCCGGCCTTCAAGTCGGGCAAGACCCTGCCGGTGTTCGACAATGTCGACGTCTATCCGCTGCTGGCCAAGGTGACGGGCGTGCGCCCCGAGAAGGTCGACGGCCAGCTGGCCCCCGTGGCCGGCGCGCTGCGCTAGAGCCTTTTAGCCTCAAGCGTTAGCCGGCGAAATCGCTCACACTTTCGCCTAACGCGCTCCAGGACACGTGGTCCGGCCGGTCGCGGCGACCGGCCGGACCCTCCGTCGTCAGGCCTTGGTCAGGGACGGCTCGGCAAGCAGCGCGCGCTCGTCGAGCTTGGAGACCAGGGCGCCGCTGCGCTTCTGGCTTTCGGCCAGCGACGCGCGCACCTCGCGCAGGCCCCGCGTGGCCAGCACCTCGACGTCGCGCAGCCAGGTCTTCAGGTCGTCCTTGCCCTCCTGCGCGGCCGCGGCCAGCACCGCCGCGCCCACGACCACGTCGGCGAAGATCTTGGGATCGACCTCAAGCCGCGCGTCGAGCACCTCGCCGCGCTCCTTGACGCGCACGGCCGCGTTCCAGGGATAGACCTGCTCCTGCAGCACCTCCCACAGCGGCCGCAGCGGCTGGATCGGGTAGAGCACGATCGGCAGGAACTGCAGCGTGAAGCAGCCGCCCCGCACGCTGGCGAAGTAGTGATCGGCCAGGCCCGCCAGCTTGAGATGCCAGCGCACCCGCGGGTCGGGCAGGGTCTTGCGGTCCAGCTTGGGCAGGAACTCGATCATCTGCGGTCGCCGGGCCATGGCCCGGAAGGCCTCGTACACCACCAGGATCTGGCGATCGTGCGGGATCAGCCAATAGACCAGGTTGCGGAAGTAGGCCTTGATCGGCTCGTAGTCGTCGGTCTGGCCGGGCAGCAGCGGCGCCAGGAAGCCCAGGCGCTTGCGGGGCTCGGGCGAACCGCTGTCGCCGATCAGGTTGACGTTGAAGAAGTGGTGCCAGGTGGAGTCGACGGCCACGCGGCCCAGGCGCCGGCCCGCCCGTTCGACCAGATGGCCGTCATAGGCCCCGATCACGCCGAACAGCTTGGTTTCGGCTGTCGCGGGCTTGTCGGGGTCGTTGGTGGTGTGCCCGCCGATCACCTTGTCCTGGGCCACCACCACCGGCGCGATGCGCTGGGTCGTGCCGATGCCGACGGGATACTCCTCCTCGCTGTAGTCGGGCGTCGGCCCGGGCACCGGGATGGAGATGGTGTGGCCGAGGTTGGCCGGGACCTCGCACTGGCCTTCGTGGGCGTGATCGGGCAGGCGGCGGACCACGCCTCCGGGCGAGCACAGCAGCGGGTGCGGATAGTTGCGGCGGAAGTAGCGGCCGGAGATCGAGCTGAACCAGCGCGGATAGATCTCCTGGCCGCGATTGTCGGACTGGTCGTCGAAGTCGTACTCGGTGTCCGCGTCGTCCGGGCCCTCGCGCAGCGTGTCGTGACGCAGTTCCAGGTGATCTTCGCCGACCGTGCCCACAGGCGCGGGCGGTTCGCCCAGCGGGCCGGTCTCGGGCCAGTACCAGCGCCGCATCGAGCGGACGCGAGGGATCTGCCGGCACAGGCTGGCGCCGAGGTCCTCGTGGTCGCCGGTGGCGAACACGCCGCCGCCGCGGTCCATGAAGCGGGCGATGGCCGCTACCTCGGCCGCGCTGGCGTTCGCCGCCCCGTCACGGGTGATCGGGAACATGAAGATCTCGTCGTACTGGTTGAGATCGTGGGTCGAGAAGTCGAAGTCGGTCAGGTCGGCGCCGGCGCCGGGAGGATTGTCCCGGTGCGCCTTGGTGATCTGCAGGTTGAAGCCGTCCCAGGCCGTGGTCTCCAGGACATGGACGAACTCGCCGAGGTGGAACTGCTCGGTCCCGTTGGCGGGCAGGGTGCGACGGTATCCGCCGCTGTAGGAGTCGGTGACGATGAGGATCTTGACCGTAGGCATGCGCGTGCTCTCCGTCTCTCAGGTGAAACGCTGAAGCAGACTGGGTCACAGGGCGCTCGCGCCGACCGACGTCACGGCCGGGCCCCCTCCAGGCGCGGGGCGCGGCGGACATAGGTCACGCTTGCGTGCAAACTCACAAGTCGAAACCGTGCGGCGTAACAACCTTGTGTTGCTTTCGCTTGGATTGTTGCAATTAGTTTTGTTTTGAGTGAAATATTATCGGTATCTGAAAATGGAGGCGCGCATGGCCCGCCTGACTTCGGCGCTCTGCTACAAGGATCCCAAGGCCGCCCTGAAGTGGCTGGAGGCCGCGTTCGGCTTCGAGTTGGTCCTGCTGATCGAGGACGGCGAGGGCAATCTCGCCCACTCGCAGATGAGCCTGGGCGAGGCCCACGTGATGGTCGGCAACGAGTGGAGCGCCGACCACGCCAGCCCTGCCTCGCTGGGCGGCAAGAACACCCAGACCGTGCACATCCACATCGAGGACGACGTCGACGCTCATTGCCAGCGCGCCCGCGCGGCCGGGGCCGAGATCCTGATGGAGCCGGACACCCAGTTCTACGGCGACCGCACCTATCGCTGCCGCGACCTGGAAGGCCACATCTGGACGGTGGGGCAGACGGTCAAGGCCGTCACCCGCGAGGAGGCGCAGGCCGCCACCGGCCTGAAGATCCAGGGCTGGGTGTGACCGCCGACGACTTTCGCCGCCTGGCGCTGGCCCTGCCGGGTGTGGTCGAGGGCGCGCACATGGGCACGACGGATTTCCGCGTCGGACGGATCTTCGCCACCTTGGGCTATCCCGACGCCCGCCACGGCATGGTGCAGTTGACCCGCGACCTGCAGGAGATGCTGGTCGCCGCCGAGCCGGCCGCCTTCTTTCCGGTCAGGGGCGGATGGGGGCTGAAGGGGGCGACCAATGTCGTGCTCGACGCGATCGACGAGCCCACCCTGAAGAGCGCCTTGGAGCAGGCCTGGCGGCTGAAGGCCGGCAAGCGGCTGCTGGCCGAACTGGATGCGCGCAAGTGAGCCTGGACAGCACCCTGGCGGCGCTGGCCGAGCCGCACCGCAGGCGGACGGTGGAGCTGCTGGCCGACGGTCCGCGCCGGGCTGGCGAGCTTGCCGAGGCCTTGGGCCTGTCGCCGCCGGCCATGAGCCGCCATCTGCGGGCCCTGCGCGAGGCGCGGCTGGTCGAGGAGAGCCACCCGCCGTTCGACGCCCGGGTGCGGGTCTACGCCCTGCGGCCCGAGCCCATGGCCGAGCTGAAGGCCTGGGCCGCCGCCGCCGAGACGCTGTGGAGCGACCAGCTCCTGGCGCTGAAGGCCCATGTCGAGGCGGAGACAGGCGGGACATGAGCGCCCGCATCCTCGTGGCTCTGCGCATGAAGGCCGCGCCCGAGCGGGTGTTCGACGCCTTCGTCGGCGAGATCGGCGCCTGGTGGCGGCCCAATCCGCTGTTCTCGTTCACGCCGCGCTCGCCCGGCGCTCTTTCCTTCGAAGGCCAGGGGGAGGGCGCGCGCCTGGTCGAGCGCCTGGCCTCGGGCAAGGTGTTCGAGATCGGCCGAGTACGCGTCTGGGCGCGCGGCGAGCGGCTGGTGTTCGGCTGGCGGCAGGCGGCGTTCGCCGCCGACATGGACACCGAGGTCGAGGTCCGCTTCGAGGCCGTCGGCGAGGAGACCCGCGTCACCGTCGAGCACCGCGGCTGGGAGACCGTGCCGGCCGGACACGTGGCCCGCCACGGCTTTCCCGACCAGGTCTTCCTGCTGCGCCACGGCCAGTGGTGGACGGGGCTGCTGGAGGGGCTGGCGGAGCACTTGCGCTGACGCCCTGCGTCCTTCGAGGCTCGCCTTTCGGCTCGCACCTCAGGATGAGGAAACTGGTGCGCTCAAGCTCCTCATCCTGAGGCGCCCGCGCAGCGGGCCTCGAAGGACGCAACGCCCTTGCCGAATATCCGACAGGCGGTCAAACATCCCGCCCCCGGGAGGCCTCATGTCCGACACCAACGCCCATCCGGCCCGCAAGGCGGCGCTGGGCTTCATCTTCGTCACGGCCCTGATGGACGTGCTGTCGCTGGGCCTGATGATCCCGGTGCTGCCCAGCCTGGTGAAGGAGATGGCCGGCGGCCACACCGACGCCGCCGCCCAGTGGACGGCCGCGTTCGGCATGGTCTGGGGCACGATGCAGTTCTTCTGCTCGCCGATCCTGGGGATGATGTCCGACCGCTTCGGCCGGCGGCCCGTGATCCTGATCTCGATCTTCGGCCTGGGGATCGACTACATCTTCATGGCCCTGGCCCCGACCCTGTGGTGGCTGTTCGTCGGCCGGATCATTCACGGGGTCACGGCCGCCAGCTTCTCGGCGGCGGGCGCCTACATCGCCGACGTCACGCCCGAGAAGGGGCGGGCCAAGGCCTTCGGCCTGATCGGCGCCGCCTGGAGCGTCGGCTTCATCGCCGGTCCGGCGCTGGGCGGCCTGCTGGGCAAGATCGACCTGCACCTGCCGTTCTGGGTGGCGGCGGCCATGGCGCTGCTGAACTGGCTGTACGGCCTGCTGGTGCTGCCCGAGTCCCTGCCGCCCGAGAAGCGCATCAAGCGCTTCGACTGGAGCAAGGCCAACCCCGTCGGCTCGCTGAAGCTCCTGGGCTCGCATCCCGATCTGCCGCGCCTGGGCGTGGTCAGCTTCCTGATGCAGCTGGCCCACAACGCCTATCCCAGCGTCTTCGTGCTCTACACCGGCTATCGCTACGGCTGGGACACTGCCCAGATCGGCCTTCTGATGATGCTGTCGGGCGTGCTGGGCGTCATCGTCCAGGCCCTGCTGATCGGGCCGATCGTCGATCGCCTGAAAGAACGCGGCGCGGTGATCGTCGGCCTGGTCTGCTTCGTCGTCTCGTTCGCGGTCTTCGCCTTCGCGCCCAACGGCTGGATCTTCGCCTCGGGCCTTTTCGTCAGCGCCTTCGCCGCCCTGATCCAGCCGGGCCTGATGGGCATGATGACCAAGCGCGTCGGCCCCAGCGAGCAGGGCCAGCTGCAGGGCGCCAACTCGGCGATCATGGGCCTGACGGCGATCATCGGTCCGGCGCTCTACGGCCTGTCGCTGGCCTTCGCCGTACGCCACGAGCAGACCCTGCACCTGCCGGGCCTGCCGCTGGTCATCGCCGGCCTGCTGGCGCTGGGCGGCCTGCTGGTCATTCTGAGCACCCGCAGGGCCCGTCCGCTGGCGGTCGCGGAACCGGGCCTTGATCCCGCGCGCTGAACGCCTTGATTGCGCCCGAAAACTTCGCTGTTTAAGGGGCGAGAGCGCGTGCCTGGCTGTCGCTGGCCGGGCGCGCCGCAAGATCTGACGGAGCCATCGACTTGTCCAAGCCCGCCCTTCGCGTCCTGATCCCGACCCTGGCCCTGCTGGCCGCCTGCTCGGATCCGGCCTCGCGCAGCCAGGCCCAGTCCATCCCGGAACTCGCCCAGCCCACCCGCAAGGCGCCCACAGATCCGGGCTCGATGAAGTCCTCCTTCGCCCCGGTGGTGAAGAAGACGGCGCCGGCCATCGTCAACGTGGCGAGCCGTCGCGTGGTGCAGCGCCAGCAGTCGCGCGACCCGTTCTGGGACTTCTTCATGGGCGGCGGCGGCGGCGCGCCCCGCGCCCAGGTGCAGGGCTCGCTCGGCTCGGGCGCCATCGTCCGCGCCGACGGGGTGATCATCACCAATCACCACAACATCGAGAACATGAGCGACATCACCGTGCAGCTCGCCGACCGGCGCGAGTTTCCGGCCACGGTGCTGCTCGACGACCCGCGCTCGGACCTCGCCGTCCTGAAGATCGACACCAAGGGCGAGCGCCTGCCGACCATCGCCATCGACGACCAGGAACAGCTGGAGGTCGGCGACCTGGTGCTGGCCATGGGCAACCCGTTCGGCGTCGGCCAGACGGTCACCAACGGCATCGTCTCGGCCCTGGCCCGCACCGATGTCGGCGCGGCCGAGTTCGGCAGCTACATCCAGACCGACGCGGCCATCAATCCGGGCAATTCCGGCGGTCCGCTGGTCGACATGGACGGCGACCTGATCGGCGTGAACACCTTCATCATCTCGCGCTCGGGCTCGTCCAGCGGCGTCGGCTTCGCCATCCCGGCGGCTGTTGTGCGCCAGGTGGTGTCGACCGCTCTGGGCGGCGCCCACAGCGTCGTGCGGCCGTGGCTGGGCGTGCGCGGCCAGCCGGTCACCGGCGACCTGGCCAAGAGCCTGGGCATGACAACCCCGCGGGGCGTGCTGGTGTCGGACGTCTATCCTGGAGCATCGGCGTCCAAGGGCGGCATCAAGGAAGGCGACGTCATCCTGTCGATCGACGGCCAGGCGGTGAACGACGAGGGCGGCGGCGCCTTCGCCATCGGCACCCACAAGATCGGCGACCGCGTGCCGGTGGTGATCCGCCGCGGCGACCGCGAGCAGACCCTGACCATCCGCGCCGAAGCCGCGCCGGAAGTTCCGGCCAAGGACGAGCGCACGATCAGCGGCCGCAACCCCTTCGACGGCGCGACGGTGATGAACCTGTCGCCCGCCGCCGCCCAGGACATCGGCGCCGACGCCTTCGCCGGCAAGGGCGTGCTGGTCACCAAGGTCGGCCAGGGCTTCGCGCTGAACGCCGGCCTGCGTCCCGGCGACTTCGTGCGCGAGGTCAACGGCAAGGCCATCAACACCACGGCCGATCTGGCCGCCGCCACCCGCGGCGACGCGGCGACCTGGAACGTCGTCATCGAGCGCAACGGCCAGCGCATCGCGGCCCGCTTCCGCACCTGATCGCGCCGCGACCCTCT includes:
- the rpsK gene encoding 30S ribosomal protein S11, whose amino-acid sequence is MAKEPGRVKKRERKNITSGVAHVNASFNNTMITITDAQGNTISWSSAGMMGFKGSRKSTPYAAQMAAEDAGKKAAEHGVKTLEVNVSGPGSGRESALRALQAVGMTITTIRDVTPIPHNGCRPPKRRRV
- a CDS encoding DNA-directed RNA polymerase subunit alpha, which gives rise to MIERNWNELIRPEKPQIETGADASRKARIVAEPLERGFGVTLGNALRRVLLSSLQGAAVTAIQIDGVVHEFSSLEGVREDVVDIVLNIKQLAVRMHAEGPKRMTLRASGAGPVTAGQIETPADIEILNPDHVLCTLDEGGSVRMEFTVNTGKGYVPADQNRPEDAPIGLIAVDALYSPVKRVAYKVEPTREGQRLDRDKLTLEVETNGAVTPVDAVAYAARILQDQLQIFITFEEPKAKAADESKPELPFNPALLKKVDELELSVRSANCLKNDNIVYIGDLIQKTEAEMLRTPNFGRKSLNEIKEVLAGMGLHLGMDVPNWPPENIEDLAKKFDDQI
- the rplQ gene encoding 50S ribosomal protein L17, whose protein sequence is MRHGYAHRKLGRTSAHRTAMFANMSASLIKHEQIVTTLPKAKELRPIVEKLVTLAKRGDLHARRQAISSVRDVEQVGKLFAVLGPRYKDRQGGYIRVLKAGFRYGDNAPMAVIEFVDRDVSEKGKDSGPVYANEAED
- a CDS encoding ABC transporter permease subunit, encoding MLADAISAERFRLLKDRGTLFWGVLFSPIAGLALGVGGELFARGMMKGMPPIPVDLVGRMVKALAGGASPVVGLFVLILSTAVLAGDYRWETWRLLTPRNGRVNLLLAKLATVAGAVAVSLVLYALAAALGGLFSAVTSGAPLVAYRGSAATDLIGTFAVSWLQLMVLVALSAVVGVTTRSTMGALIVGLVVAVVQSIVASQMHEPSLKALAIPAFSGDLLKTVILTPRSVVDEPAPWGLALGFLVAWFAGLTAAALALFQRQDLTRE
- a CDS encoding ABC transporter ATP-binding protein — its product is MSFALEAEGLTKTYGAVRALDDLTLRIPAGGVFGVLGPNGAGKSTLFRIAMGLVRPTSGVARLSGSPAGHASSLRQVGAMIETPRYPPYLTARDTLKMLALQSGARDVDIDGWLDRVGLSGAADRKTSTYSVGMKQRLGLAAVFFTRPTLAILDEPTSGMDPAGIQEIRELIRRLAAEEGATIILASHQLDEVRRVCDRVAILAKGKLVAEGPVETLAGRKPALRLVASPVAQVLELLGEQGAADGPDAVLAQIERHEAPALIRALVGAGVDIHEARWREADLESAYLDILQAKEPADAR
- a CDS encoding ectonucleotide pyrophosphatase/phosphodiesterase, producing MTVLSRFAALLAIAVLSGCATAPRPVAEGPPAQGATTRAPLTILVSIDGFRADYLDRGDTPAMKALADDGVRAAMRPSFPSLTFPNHYALVTGKRPDHNGIVGNTMEDPQIPGVTFTLSNRDAVTDSRWWEMAKPIWVSAEQQGVRTGTMFWPGSEAQIDGVRPTKWAVFDQKKPSNDRVDTLLSWIDDSKDAPLGLATLYFDIVDSAGHRYGPDSAEVRKAAADVDAAIARLVEGLKARGLYETTNLVIVADHGMAPLPGAQRVVLDQAVDVSKLRYVGLGAIAGIYPNKGEEAAVAAALTKPQVHMTCWEKGKIPARLHYGSNRRIAPIVCSAQTGWYITTAESQAKRTSPERDGGAHGFDNADPLMQAVFVARGPAFKSGKTLPVFDNVDVYPLLAKVTGVRPEKVDGQLAPVAGALR
- a CDS encoding VOC family protein — translated: MARLTSALCYKDPKAALKWLEAAFGFELVLLIEDGEGNLAHSQMSLGEAHVMVGNEWSADHASPASLGGKNTQTVHIHIEDDVDAHCQRARAAGAEILMEPDTQFYGDRTYRCRDLEGHIWTVGQTVKAVTREEAQAATGLKIQGWV
- a CDS encoding MmcQ/YjbR family DNA-binding protein; protein product: MTADDFRRLALALPGVVEGAHMGTTDFRVGRIFATLGYPDARHGMVQLTRDLQEMLVAAEPAAFFPVRGGWGLKGATNVVLDAIDEPTLKSALEQAWRLKAGKRLLAELDARK
- a CDS encoding ArsR/SmtB family transcription factor; translated protein: MSLDSTLAALAEPHRRRTVELLADGPRRAGELAEALGLSPPAMSRHLRALREARLVEESHPPFDARVRVYALRPEPMAELKAWAAAAETLWSDQLLALKAHVEAETGGT
- a CDS encoding SRPBCC domain-containing protein — its product is MSARILVALRMKAAPERVFDAFVGEIGAWWRPNPLFSFTPRSPGALSFEGQGEGARLVERLASGKVFEIGRVRVWARGERLVFGWRQAAFAADMDTEVEVRFEAVGEETRVTVEHRGWETVPAGHVARHGFPDQVFLLRHGQWWTGLLEGLAEHLR
- a CDS encoding TCR/Tet family MFS transporter, whose translation is MSDTNAHPARKAALGFIFVTALMDVLSLGLMIPVLPSLVKEMAGGHTDAAAQWTAAFGMVWGTMQFFCSPILGMMSDRFGRRPVILISIFGLGIDYIFMALAPTLWWLFVGRIIHGVTAASFSAAGAYIADVTPEKGRAKAFGLIGAAWSVGFIAGPALGGLLGKIDLHLPFWVAAAMALLNWLYGLLVLPESLPPEKRIKRFDWSKANPVGSLKLLGSHPDLPRLGVVSFLMQLAHNAYPSVFVLYTGYRYGWDTAQIGLLMMLSGVLGVIVQALLIGPIVDRLKERGAVIVGLVCFVVSFAVFAFAPNGWIFASGLFVSAFAALIQPGLMGMMTKRVGPSEQGQLQGANSAIMGLTAIIGPALYGLSLAFAVRHEQTLHLPGLPLVIAGLLALGGLLVILSTRRARPLAVAEPGLDPAR